From one Eleginops maclovinus isolate JMC-PN-2008 ecotype Puerto Natales chromosome 7, JC_Emac_rtc_rv5, whole genome shotgun sequence genomic stretch:
- the LOC134866962 gene encoding E3 SUMO-protein ligase ZBED1-like isoform X4, with product MAPLRLKRSKVWLHFTLHKDGNRAFCNHCKLLITSAGGNTSNMHKHLRTQHGINFNECRVFDALRSDSSQASTTTVALGANTEGNSGELPKHMLLLDVRTRWNSLYLMMERFTEQFPAIQAAAIDPRIRRPMEKERLDRIGNEDLRKAEEFVHLMRKHYTSTLAVSSDKSATCGEILPILQKLEQQYTVQEGDSAFTRSIKENIWKDLSKRYQGTDIQRFLEEATILDPRFKYKVKSDAVWDRIREAAITANTVAARDELPGEGETQREGCEDGEEEEVEEHYALPPPSKKTALEELFEEEDNELQSIRESQPRLSLAQKVDQEIQFYKSLPSIPCRDSAALWWWNKRDTLPLLSGLAENYLCVQASSTPSERVFSTAGDTISPERSRILPEKADMLIFLQKNC from the exons atggcacccctaaggttaaaacggtccaaagtgtggcttcatttcacattacataaggATGGCAACAGGGCGTTTTGCAACCACTGCAAATTGTTGATAACATCGGCGGGAgggaatacttcaaatatgcataaacatctgCGCACACAACACGGGATAAACTTTAACGAGTGTCGCGTTTTTGATGCCCTTCGGAGTGACAGCAGCCAAGCTTCTACGACCACCGTGGCCTTGGGGGCTAACACCGAAGGCAACTCTGGTG AGCTGCCCAAGCACATGCTCCTCCTGGATGTAAGGACCAGATGGAATTCCCTCTATTTGATGATGGAGAGATTCACCGAGCAGTTCCCTGCTATCCAGGCTGCAGCCATAGATCCACGCATAAGAAGGCCCATGGAGAAGGAAag gTTGGACAGAATAGGCAACGAGGACTTAAGGAAAGCAGAGGAGTTTGTGCATCTCATGCGGAAGCATTACACCTCCACACTGGCCGTCTCCAGCGACAAAAGTGCAACCTGCGGTGAGATTTTGCCCATCTTGCAGAAGCTGGAGCAACAGTACACTGTGCAGGAAGGTGACTCTGCGTTCACAAGGAGCATCAAGGAGAACATTTGGAAGGATCTCTCCAAACGCTACCAG gGAACTGACATTCAGAGATTCCTGGAGGAAGCCACCATCTTGGACCccagatttaaatacaaagtgaaaagtgatGCAGTCTGGGACAGGATCAGGGAAgctgcaataacagcaaatacagtggcagcaagagatgag CTcccaggggaaggagagacacagagggaaggctgcgaagatggggaggaggaagaagtagaggAACACTAT gcaCTGCCACCACCATCAAAAAAGACAGCCTTGGAAGAACTATTCGAGGAGGAGGACAACGAGCTGCAGTCAATCCGTGAATCACAGCCCCGTCTTTCCCTGGCTCAGAAGGTGGATCAGGAAATCCAGTTCTACAAAAGCCTGCCCTCCATCCCCTGCAGGGATAGCGCCGCACTGTGGTGGTGGAACAAGCGGGATACGCTGCCCTTGCTATCTGGACTGGCTGAAAActacctctgtgtgcaggcttCCTCCACCCCATCTGAGAGGGTGTTCTCCACGGCTGGAGACACCATAAGCCCCGAAAGATCCCGTATCCTTCCAGAAAAAGCAGATATGctcatatttctgcaaaagaactgttaa
- the LOC134866962 gene encoding E3 SUMO-protein ligase ZBED1-like isoform X1, with amino-acid sequence MAPLRLKRSKVWLHFTLHKDGNRAFCNHCKLLITSAGGNTSNMHKHLRTQHGINFNECRVFDALRSDSSQASTTTVALGANTEGNSGDLEQDDDRDETGSLADSEASSTCSRLPLASIFVEAGRNKMSQAKVEECHRAVTKFVVKGLHPFSTVDAPEFREMTKVLNPKYKAPSRESLTNHLIPAWYGVEKGNVISELKTVSKAAITADGWTSFCQDHYLTVTLHYVSNGQVKEKVLKTKAVYQSQTGSAVAEEIDYILEEYGVREKVVAATVDNAANMDVAIKQLQIVKFPCFAHTLNLGAQKLYNCTAISNWAARVRAVVVWMKRSHMAKVVLKEKQDLLKLPKHMLLLDVRTRWNSLYLMMERFTEQFPAIQAAAIDPRIRRPMEKERLDRIGNEDLRKAEEFVHLMRKHYTSTLAVSSDKSATCGEILPILQKLEQQYTVQEGDSAFTRSIKENIWKDLSKRYQGTDIQRFLEEATILDPRFKYKVKSDAVWDRIREAAITANTVAARDELPGEGETQREGCEDGEEEEVEEHYALPPPSKKTALEELFEEEDNELQSIRESQPRLSLAQKVDQEIQFYKSLPSIPCRDSAALWWWNKRDTLPLLSGLAENYLCVQASSTPSERVFSTAGDTISPERSRILPEKADMLIFLQKNC; translated from the exons atggcacccctaaggttaaaacggtccaaagtgtggcttcatttcacattacataaggATGGCAACAGGGCGTTTTGCAACCACTGCAAATTGTTGATAACATCGGCGGGAgggaatacttcaaatatgcataaacatctgCGCACACAACACGGGATAAACTTTAACGAGTGTCGCGTTTTTGATGCCCTTCGGAGTGACAGCAGCCAAGCTTCTACGACCACCGTGGCCTTGGGGGCTAACACCGAAGGCAACTCTGGTG ATTTAGAACAAGATGATGACCGGGACGAGACGGGTAGTCTGGCTGACTCAGAGGCTAGCAGCACTTGCTCCCGTTTACCTCTGGCTTCTATTTTCGTCgaggcaggcagaaataaaatgtcccaggcAAAGGTAGAAGAATGTCACCGGGCAGTTACCAAATTTGTTGTTAAGGGTTTGCACCCATTTTCTACAGTAGACGCCCCTGAATTTCG GGAGATGACAAAGGTTCTCAATCCAAAATACAAAGCCCCCAGCAGGGAAAGCTTAACCAACCACTTAATCCCTGCTTGGTATGGtgtggaaaagggaaatgtgatctctgaactgaaaacagtgtcaaaggcAGCTATCACGGCTGATGGGTGGACAAGCTTTTGTCAGGATCATTATCTCACGGTTACTCTGCACTACGTGAGCAATGGCCAGGTAAAGGAAAAGGTCCTAAAAACCAAAGCCGTGTACCAATCTCAGACAGGCTCAGCTGTAGCAGAGgagattgattacattttagaagaataTGGTGTACGGGAAAAGGTTGTGGCAGCAACTGTAGACAATGCAGCGAACATGGATGTAGccatcaaacagctgcaaattGTCAAATTTCCATGCTTCGCTCATACGCTGAACCTGGGAGCGCAAAAGCTGTACAACTGCACTGCCATATCCAATTGGGCAGCACGAGTTCGAGCAGTTGTTGTCTGGATGAAGAGGTCCCACATGGCAAAAGTTgttcttaaagagaaacaagactTGCTCA AGCTGCCCAAGCACATGCTCCTCCTGGATGTAAGGACCAGATGGAATTCCCTCTATTTGATGATGGAGAGATTCACCGAGCAGTTCCCTGCTATCCAGGCTGCAGCCATAGATCCACGCATAAGAAGGCCCATGGAGAAGGAAag gTTGGACAGAATAGGCAACGAGGACTTAAGGAAAGCAGAGGAGTTTGTGCATCTCATGCGGAAGCATTACACCTCCACACTGGCCGTCTCCAGCGACAAAAGTGCAACCTGCGGTGAGATTTTGCCCATCTTGCAGAAGCTGGAGCAACAGTACACTGTGCAGGAAGGTGACTCTGCGTTCACAAGGAGCATCAAGGAGAACATTTGGAAGGATCTCTCCAAACGCTACCAG gGAACTGACATTCAGAGATTCCTGGAGGAAGCCACCATCTTGGACCccagatttaaatacaaagtgaaaagtgatGCAGTCTGGGACAGGATCAGGGAAgctgcaataacagcaaatacagtggcagcaagagatgag CTcccaggggaaggagagacacagagggaaggctgcgaagatggggaggaggaagaagtagaggAACACTAT gcaCTGCCACCACCATCAAAAAAGACAGCCTTGGAAGAACTATTCGAGGAGGAGGACAACGAGCTGCAGTCAATCCGTGAATCACAGCCCCGTCTTTCCCTGGCTCAGAAGGTGGATCAGGAAATCCAGTTCTACAAAAGCCTGCCCTCCATCCCCTGCAGGGATAGCGCCGCACTGTGGTGGTGGAACAAGCGGGATACGCTGCCCTTGCTATCTGGACTGGCTGAAAActacctctgtgtgcaggcttCCTCCACCCCATCTGAGAGGGTGTTCTCCACGGCTGGAGACACCATAAGCCCCGAAAGATCCCGTATCCTTCCAGAAAAAGCAGATATGctcatatttctgcaaaagaactgttaa
- the LOC134866962 gene encoding E3 SUMO-protein ligase ZBED1-like isoform X5, which produces MLLLDVRTRWNSLYLMMERFTEQFPAIQAAAIDPRIRRPMEKERLDRIGNEDLRKAEEFVHLMRKHYTSTLAVSSDKSATCGEILPILQKLEQQYTVQEGDSAFTRSIKENIWKDLSKRYQGTDIQRFLEEATILDPRFKYKVKSDAVWDRIREAAITANTVAARDELPGEGETQREGCEDGEEEEVEEHYALPPPSKKTALEELFEEEDNELQSIRESQPRLSLAQKVDQEIQFYKSLPSIPCRDSAALWWWNKRDTLPLLSGLAENYLCVQASSTPSERVFSTAGDTISPERSRILPEKADMLIFLQKNC; this is translated from the exons ATGCTCCTCCTGGATGTAAGGACCAGATGGAATTCCCTCTATTTGATGATGGAGAGATTCACCGAGCAGTTCCCTGCTATCCAGGCTGCAGCCATAGATCCACGCATAAGAAGGCCCATGGAGAAGGAAag gTTGGACAGAATAGGCAACGAGGACTTAAGGAAAGCAGAGGAGTTTGTGCATCTCATGCGGAAGCATTACACCTCCACACTGGCCGTCTCCAGCGACAAAAGTGCAACCTGCGGTGAGATTTTGCCCATCTTGCAGAAGCTGGAGCAACAGTACACTGTGCAGGAAGGTGACTCTGCGTTCACAAGGAGCATCAAGGAGAACATTTGGAAGGATCTCTCCAAACGCTACCAG gGAACTGACATTCAGAGATTCCTGGAGGAAGCCACCATCTTGGACCccagatttaaatacaaagtgaaaagtgatGCAGTCTGGGACAGGATCAGGGAAgctgcaataacagcaaatacagtggcagcaagagatgag CTcccaggggaaggagagacacagagggaaggctgcgaagatggggaggaggaagaagtagaggAACACTAT gcaCTGCCACCACCATCAAAAAAGACAGCCTTGGAAGAACTATTCGAGGAGGAGGACAACGAGCTGCAGTCAATCCGTGAATCACAGCCCCGTCTTTCCCTGGCTCAGAAGGTGGATCAGGAAATCCAGTTCTACAAAAGCCTGCCCTCCATCCCCTGCAGGGATAGCGCCGCACTGTGGTGGTGGAACAAGCGGGATACGCTGCCCTTGCTATCTGGACTGGCTGAAAActacctctgtgtgcaggcttCCTCCACCCCATCTGAGAGGGTGTTCTCCACGGCTGGAGACACCATAAGCCCCGAAAGATCCCGTATCCTTCCAGAAAAAGCAGATATGctcatatttctgcaaaagaactgttaa
- the LOC134866962 gene encoding E3 SUMO-protein ligase ZBED1-like isoform X2, whose product MPSSLDLEQDDDRDETGSLADSEASSTCSRLPLASIFVEAGRNKMSQAKVEECHRAVTKFVVKGLHPFSTVDAPEFREMTKVLNPKYKAPSRESLTNHLIPAWYGVEKGNVISELKTVSKAAITADGWTSFCQDHYLTVTLHYVSNGQVKEKVLKTKAVYQSQTGSAVAEEIDYILEEYGVREKVVAATVDNAANMDVAIKQLQIVKFPCFAHTLNLGAQKLYNCTAISNWAARVRAVVVWMKRSHMAKVVLKEKQDLLKLPKHMLLLDVRTRWNSLYLMMERFTEQFPAIQAAAIDPRIRRPMEKERLDRIGNEDLRKAEEFVHLMRKHYTSTLAVSSDKSATCGEILPILQKLEQQYTVQEGDSAFTRSIKENIWKDLSKRYQGTDIQRFLEEATILDPRFKYKVKSDAVWDRIREAAITANTVAARDELPGEGETQREGCEDGEEEEVEEHYALPPPSKKTALEELFEEEDNELQSIRESQPRLSLAQKVDQEIQFYKSLPSIPCRDSAALWWWNKRDTLPLLSGLAENYLCVQASSTPSERVFSTAGDTISPERSRILPEKADMLIFLQKNC is encoded by the exons ATGCCTTCTTCGTTAGATTTAGAACAAGATGATGACCGGGACGAGACGGGTAGTCTGGCTGACTCAGAGGCTAGCAGCACTTGCTCCCGTTTACCTCTGGCTTCTATTTTCGTCgaggcaggcagaaataaaatgtcccaggcAAAGGTAGAAGAATGTCACCGGGCAGTTACCAAATTTGTTGTTAAGGGTTTGCACCCATTTTCTACAGTAGACGCCCCTGAATTTCG GGAGATGACAAAGGTTCTCAATCCAAAATACAAAGCCCCCAGCAGGGAAAGCTTAACCAACCACTTAATCCCTGCTTGGTATGGtgtggaaaagggaaatgtgatctctgaactgaaaacagtgtcaaaggcAGCTATCACGGCTGATGGGTGGACAAGCTTTTGTCAGGATCATTATCTCACGGTTACTCTGCACTACGTGAGCAATGGCCAGGTAAAGGAAAAGGTCCTAAAAACCAAAGCCGTGTACCAATCTCAGACAGGCTCAGCTGTAGCAGAGgagattgattacattttagaagaataTGGTGTACGGGAAAAGGTTGTGGCAGCAACTGTAGACAATGCAGCGAACATGGATGTAGccatcaaacagctgcaaattGTCAAATTTCCATGCTTCGCTCATACGCTGAACCTGGGAGCGCAAAAGCTGTACAACTGCACTGCCATATCCAATTGGGCAGCACGAGTTCGAGCAGTTGTTGTCTGGATGAAGAGGTCCCACATGGCAAAAGTTgttcttaaagagaaacaagactTGCTCA AGCTGCCCAAGCACATGCTCCTCCTGGATGTAAGGACCAGATGGAATTCCCTCTATTTGATGATGGAGAGATTCACCGAGCAGTTCCCTGCTATCCAGGCTGCAGCCATAGATCCACGCATAAGAAGGCCCATGGAGAAGGAAag gTTGGACAGAATAGGCAACGAGGACTTAAGGAAAGCAGAGGAGTTTGTGCATCTCATGCGGAAGCATTACACCTCCACACTGGCCGTCTCCAGCGACAAAAGTGCAACCTGCGGTGAGATTTTGCCCATCTTGCAGAAGCTGGAGCAACAGTACACTGTGCAGGAAGGTGACTCTGCGTTCACAAGGAGCATCAAGGAGAACATTTGGAAGGATCTCTCCAAACGCTACCAG gGAACTGACATTCAGAGATTCCTGGAGGAAGCCACCATCTTGGACCccagatttaaatacaaagtgaaaagtgatGCAGTCTGGGACAGGATCAGGGAAgctgcaataacagcaaatacagtggcagcaagagatgag CTcccaggggaaggagagacacagagggaaggctgcgaagatggggaggaggaagaagtagaggAACACTAT gcaCTGCCACCACCATCAAAAAAGACAGCCTTGGAAGAACTATTCGAGGAGGAGGACAACGAGCTGCAGTCAATCCGTGAATCACAGCCCCGTCTTTCCCTGGCTCAGAAGGTGGATCAGGAAATCCAGTTCTACAAAAGCCTGCCCTCCATCCCCTGCAGGGATAGCGCCGCACTGTGGTGGTGGAACAAGCGGGATACGCTGCCCTTGCTATCTGGACTGGCTGAAAActacctctgtgtgcaggcttCCTCCACCCCATCTGAGAGGGTGTTCTCCACGGCTGGAGACACCATAAGCCCCGAAAGATCCCGTATCCTTCCAGAAAAAGCAGATATGctcatatttctgcaaaagaactgttaa
- the LOC134866962 gene encoding E3 SUMO-protein ligase ZBED1-like isoform X3, with product MTKVLNPKYKAPSRESLTNHLIPAWYGVEKGNVISELKTVSKAAITADGWTSFCQDHYLTVTLHYVSNGQVKEKVLKTKAVYQSQTGSAVAEEIDYILEEYGVREKVVAATVDNAANMDVAIKQLQIVKFPCFAHTLNLGAQKLYNCTAISNWAARVRAVVVWMKRSHMAKVVLKEKQDLLKLPKHMLLLDVRTRWNSLYLMMERFTEQFPAIQAAAIDPRIRRPMEKERLDRIGNEDLRKAEEFVHLMRKHYTSTLAVSSDKSATCGEILPILQKLEQQYTVQEGDSAFTRSIKENIWKDLSKRYQGTDIQRFLEEATILDPRFKYKVKSDAVWDRIREAAITANTVAARDELPGEGETQREGCEDGEEEEVEEHYALPPPSKKTALEELFEEEDNELQSIRESQPRLSLAQKVDQEIQFYKSLPSIPCRDSAALWWWNKRDTLPLLSGLAENYLCVQASSTPSERVFSTAGDTISPERSRILPEKADMLIFLQKNC from the exons ATGACAAAGGTTCTCAATCCAAAATACAAAGCCCCCAGCAGGGAAAGCTTAACCAACCACTTAATCCCTGCTTGGTATGGtgtggaaaagggaaatgtgatctctgaactgaaaacagtgtcaaaggcAGCTATCACGGCTGATGGGTGGACAAGCTTTTGTCAGGATCATTATCTCACGGTTACTCTGCACTACGTGAGCAATGGCCAGGTAAAGGAAAAGGTCCTAAAAACCAAAGCCGTGTACCAATCTCAGACAGGCTCAGCTGTAGCAGAGgagattgattacattttagaagaataTGGTGTACGGGAAAAGGTTGTGGCAGCAACTGTAGACAATGCAGCGAACATGGATGTAGccatcaaacagctgcaaattGTCAAATTTCCATGCTTCGCTCATACGCTGAACCTGGGAGCGCAAAAGCTGTACAACTGCACTGCCATATCCAATTGGGCAGCACGAGTTCGAGCAGTTGTTGTCTGGATGAAGAGGTCCCACATGGCAAAAGTTgttcttaaagagaaacaagactTGCTCA AGCTGCCCAAGCACATGCTCCTCCTGGATGTAAGGACCAGATGGAATTCCCTCTATTTGATGATGGAGAGATTCACCGAGCAGTTCCCTGCTATCCAGGCTGCAGCCATAGATCCACGCATAAGAAGGCCCATGGAGAAGGAAag gTTGGACAGAATAGGCAACGAGGACTTAAGGAAAGCAGAGGAGTTTGTGCATCTCATGCGGAAGCATTACACCTCCACACTGGCCGTCTCCAGCGACAAAAGTGCAACCTGCGGTGAGATTTTGCCCATCTTGCAGAAGCTGGAGCAACAGTACACTGTGCAGGAAGGTGACTCTGCGTTCACAAGGAGCATCAAGGAGAACATTTGGAAGGATCTCTCCAAACGCTACCAG gGAACTGACATTCAGAGATTCCTGGAGGAAGCCACCATCTTGGACCccagatttaaatacaaagtgaaaagtgatGCAGTCTGGGACAGGATCAGGGAAgctgcaataacagcaaatacagtggcagcaagagatgag CTcccaggggaaggagagacacagagggaaggctgcgaagatggggaggaggaagaagtagaggAACACTAT gcaCTGCCACCACCATCAAAAAAGACAGCCTTGGAAGAACTATTCGAGGAGGAGGACAACGAGCTGCAGTCAATCCGTGAATCACAGCCCCGTCTTTCCCTGGCTCAGAAGGTGGATCAGGAAATCCAGTTCTACAAAAGCCTGCCCTCCATCCCCTGCAGGGATAGCGCCGCACTGTGGTGGTGGAACAAGCGGGATACGCTGCCCTTGCTATCTGGACTGGCTGAAAActacctctgtgtgcaggcttCCTCCACCCCATCTGAGAGGGTGTTCTCCACGGCTGGAGACACCATAAGCCCCGAAAGATCCCGTATCCTTCCAGAAAAAGCAGATATGctcatatttctgcaaaagaactgttaa